The following proteins come from a genomic window of Methanobacterium formicicum:
- a CDS encoding DUF2117 domain-containing protein: MKIGLVVHGPEIVDSGYALKFLKFLERYGTVKARLGGTMGRTAVIDANLEDKIDISHKLFPSQSVDKFSDEGSDVIFLINYGKSSVTGHAFGYKVYNNSTGHPPIVQMERPGEPDGSVVPWRDDLTPLAAEIATEMGLRLVSPEEIRNTLFSQDPCQGTGQTICRKIAGVSPGENIFVNGIVIGKSTSSEVAIIAEEGIITQLIGGTLKKHGVEKLGPVELEKAIVKTGLLRKSRVKPRILKSEKSNTHFTIAYLSHAAEDIYKLKNADLVVTVGDDTTLVAADILYRFNVPIIGITDGDLDKVVEEGFKTEGSLIIEFESGWDDLVGEKIFSELFNHQESIEIENIENFKSKLLQIISNITSQYQVRYS, from the coding sequence ATGAAAATTGGTTTAGTGGTGCACGGGCCAGAAATAGTTGATTCTGGTTATGCCCTGAAGTTTTTAAAGTTTTTAGAAAGATATGGTACGGTCAAAGCCAGATTAGGCGGTACTATGGGGCGAACTGCAGTTATTGATGCTAATCTGGAAGATAAGATTGATATCAGCCATAAACTGTTCCCCAGCCAGTCGGTGGATAAATTCAGCGATGAAGGTAGTGATGTTATTTTTCTTATTAACTACGGTAAATCCAGTGTAACCGGACACGCCTTTGGTTACAAGGTTTATAACAATAGCACAGGTCATCCTCCCATTGTTCAGATGGAAAGACCCGGTGAACCCGATGGCAGTGTGGTGCCCTGGAGGGATGATCTAACTCCTCTGGCAGCAGAGATAGCCACTGAAATGGGGTTAAGATTGGTCTCTCCCGAGGAGATCAGGAACACTTTATTTTCTCAGGATCCCTGTCAGGGAACCGGCCAAACCATCTGCCGAAAAATTGCCGGTGTGTCTCCTGGTGAGAATATATTCGTCAATGGTATAGTTATTGGCAAATCAACCTCATCTGAAGTGGCCATTATTGCTGAAGAGGGTATTATAACCCAACTTATAGGTGGAACGTTGAAAAAACATGGGGTGGAAAAATTAGGGCCAGTTGAGCTGGAAAAGGCAATAGTAAAAACTGGCTTGTTACGTAAATCCCGGGTAAAACCCCGAATATTAAAATCTGAAAAATCAAACACCCATTTCACCATTGCCTACCTTAGTCATGCTGCTGAGGATATCTACAAGTTAAAAAATGCAGACCTGGTGGTTACAGTGGGGGATGATACCACACTGGTTGCTGCCGATATACTTTACCGTTTTAACGTTCCCATAATTGGTATAACCGATGGAGATCTGGATAAAGTTGTTGAAGAGGGGTTTAAAACTGAGGGTTCTTTAATAATCGAATTTGAAAGTGGTTGGGATGATTTAGTGGGTGAAAAGATATTTTCAGAACTTTTCAACCATCAAGAGAGCATAGAAATAGAAAATATAGAAAATTTTAAAAGTAAATTACTACAGATTATTAGTAATATAACCAGCCAATACCAGGTAAGATATAGTTGA
- a CDS encoding ribonuclease VapC, whose translation MKEKVYVLDASGIIGGFISSKHKNITINGVLSEIKDLKSQISLQSALDEGKIMVKEPDNDSVNQVKSAIHNSGDILRLSEVDISLVALAVTLLKNYHPTVVTDDYSIQNILKILKIPYQGVMTEGITGIYGWIKICRGCRHQYPSDYQEEDCEICGSPVYRKRIKK comes from the coding sequence ATGAAGGAAAAAGTATATGTTTTGGATGCATCTGGAATTATTGGGGGATTCATATCTTCAAAACATAAAAATATAACCATAAATGGTGTTTTATCTGAAATTAAGGATTTAAAATCACAGATATCACTTCAATCGGCTTTAGATGAGGGTAAAATCATGGTGAAAGAACCGGATAATGACTCCGTTAACCAGGTAAAAAGTGCCATCCATAACTCTGGAGATATTTTGCGGCTGTCAGAGGTGGATATTAGTTTAGTGGCCTTGGCAGTCACACTTTTGAAGAATTATCATCCTACGGTGGTCACTGATGATTACTCCATACAGAACATCCTGAAAATTCTAAAAATTCCCTACCAGGGTGTAATGACTGAAGGAATAACCGGAATTTATGGTTGGATAAAAATTTGCCGGGGGTGCCGTCACCAGTACCCTTCTGATTATCAGGAGGAAGACTGTGAAATCTGTGGATCCCCTGTTTATCGCAAGCGAATTAAAAAATAA